The genomic segment tactctctttaaggtaaaacaatagatcattacatgtgccattttttatctaaaaggttCATAAGTGTCGGTTGTCAATAAAGCGCTACTTGCATATTAACGTCTGTCTATCATATATCAGAGATGTAGTCTGTATATCTGTGTATCATGCATAATAGTAAATTCAAATACAGTTTGACAGACCATGGTGTCATggccgcttccaaaacaatggcgGCCGTGGCAACCATAAAGCCCAATATACATTATTTCGCTgattagctaattgtaaaatatatgtataaaaaattggtcacaatatctatatcatcaatagtttgttctataccgcaaaatatagcaccaaatgttattgatacctgaagtgatacaagcgcaataccaactttacaactaaaaatcacggaaaaaaagaaagaaGATCGAGTgtcctagtatttatgtaaataataaaagactattaaatatataaatcaaaggattgaaataaataataaataaattatcttggcgtgtgtttttataaaaaaggattatactattttacaaacattttattgcagtggcaacatcgtagtagtttttttggactcgaattagcaattggagtatagaGAAGTGACAACTTTGTACTTTTTAAGTTacccataataatataaatgtttaCTAAAGTTGAGAACATAATAATGTCTCAAAATGTAATTACTTTCTTGGTTTTAAgcatttttatttcaagtagaagTTTTCAGTTTAAATACCAAGCATAAGCAGAAAAAACCATATATTGCATTTGTTATTTGAACCTATAACCTATAAAATACTTAACAAGACTGTTGTTTGGCTTCTAAGACAACGATCAAGAAGTTGAGTATGCCTGTTTCAAGCCTTATGTGGGAATGTCTTACTCAGAGATGAGACAAAAACTACATCATTTGTAAGATAAACTATTCTGGGTTAACAATTTGACAGTCGCCCAGCAGCCTGTCTAGGGTAAGAGCACTAACAATAAGGACTAATAATAGTATTCTCGATTTCGGGAATAGCGATACAGGTGCGCTAAAGTAACAATGAACATTTCGAAATCTAACCATCCCATAAATGACATTATAAGACCCGGCATCACGAATCGATAAGGGAAGAATAAACATTAAGAGATTCAAACGGAAATTTTCAAGATCAAAACATGATAAACGAGTTGAGAACGACATCGTAAGTCATACAGGTTAAAGGAAACGATTCCACTTACCGAATAGTGTTTCCTGTGCGCATTCTCACCCATTGCGGGATCGGCCTGTTTTGTTTAAGCTTTTTCGCAAGCTTGCGCTTGATAATAAATGtcttgtgagccgactgaaataATAAGGAAATAGAATTAGTAAAAATTACGTACCGTAACACTTGGATTATCACAATAATTTCGGATTT from the Leguminivora glycinivorella isolate SPB_JAAS2020 chromosome 8, LegGlyc_1.1, whole genome shotgun sequence genome contains:
- the LOC125228757 gene encoding 60S ribosomal protein L39, with product MSAHKTFIIKRKLAKKLKQNRPIPQWVRMRTGNTIRYNAKRRHWRRTKLKL